One genomic window of Cannabis sativa cultivar Pink pepper isolate KNU-18-1 chromosome 2, ASM2916894v1, whole genome shotgun sequence includes the following:
- the LOC115721301 gene encoding double-stranded RNA-binding protein 1-like: MYKSKLQELCHKNQWGLPKYTSMRYGPDHNPLFGASVSVNGISFDSFVVSKSNKQAHNHVAMLAFLHFNSPPPEAEHAVATPMVEESNQNLDIRSNVSDLKSDSSTIIKTNKGERNIEEKLEILKMQSDDLDIGDGEETEVKKQLQKYARQRNFGLPVYFCECDQGPKATQFKATVTVGDQIFESSGSFNTSKDAESDAAKVALMSFLMENFQEASTPK, from the exons atgtACAAGTCGAAGCTGCAGGAGCTTTGCCACAAGAATCAATGGGGTTTACCAAAGTACACCTCTATGAGATATGGGCCAGACCATAACCCTCTCTTTGGAGCCTCTGTTTCAGTCAATGGCATTTCCTTTGACTCTTTCGTCGTCTCCAAATCTAACAAACAAGCCCATAACCATGTTGCCATGCTTGCTTTTCTTCACTTCAATTCTCCCCCACCTg AGGCTGAACATGCTGTTGCAACACCTATGGTTGAAGAAAGCAACCAGAATCTTGATATTCGATCGAATGTTTCTGACTTGAAAAGTG attcttcaacaatAATCAAAACCAACAAGGGAGAACGAAACATCGAAGAAAAACTGGAGATTCTCAAGATGCAGTCAGATGATTTGGACATCGGTGATGGTGAGGAGACTGAAG TCAAGAAGCAACTGCAGAAATATGCTAGACAGAGAAATTTCGGTTTGCCAGTGTACTTTTGTGAATGTGATCAGGGTCCTAAGGCCACTCAGTTTAAGGCAACAGTTACAGTTGGTGACCAAATTTTTGAGAGCTCTGGATCCTTCAACACTTCGAAAGACGCTGAAAGTGATGCTGCAAAGGTTGCTTTAATGTCTTTCTTAATGGAAAACTTTCAAGAGGCAAGCACTCCAAAGTAG